Proteins encoded together in one Vitis vinifera cultivar Pinot Noir 40024 chromosome 4, ASM3070453v1 window:
- the LOC100265510 gene encoding aspartyl protease family protein At5g10770, protein MAILCPSTAIYHLLFSFLLLFFLCYVGNTPVCGDARDGYHTLDINSLLPKSNCSAPVGGGSQGLPITYSYGPCSQLGQKKSPSRQQIFLQDRSRVRSINARILGQYSTEESKDGGSPESMHSLNEDGFFLVNVGFGKPQQNLNLIIDTGSDTTWIRCNSCSLGNCHNKKIPTFNPSLSSSYSNRSCIPSTKTNYTMNYEDNSYSKGVFVCDEVTLKPDVFPKFQFGCGDSGGGDFGSASGVLGLAQGEQYSLISQTASKFKKKFSYCFPHNENTRGSLLFGEKAISASPSLKFTRLLNPSSGSVYFVELIGISVAKKRLNVSSSLFASPGTIIDSGTVITHLPTAAYEALRTAFQQEMLHCPSVSPPPQEKPLDTCYNLKGCGGRNIKLPEIVLHFVGEVDVSLHPSGILWANGDLTQACLAFARKSHPSHVTIIGNRQQVSLKVVYDIEGGRLGFGNDCKH, encoded by the exons ATGGCCATTCTTTGTCCTTCCACTGCCATCTACcatcttctcttctcttttcttcttctgtttttCTTATGTTATGTGGGCAATACACCCGTCTGTGGAGATGCCAGAGACGGATATCACACCCTTGATATAAATTCACTGCTGCCTAAGAGCAATTGCTCGGCACCAGTCGGAG GAGGGTCTCAAGGGCTACCAATAACATATAGTTATGGACCATGCTCGCAATTAGGCCAGAAGAAGTCTCCCAGTCGTCAGCAAATTTTTCTCCAAGATCGGTCCAGAGTTCGCTCTATTAACGCCAGAATCTTGGGCCAATATTCTACGGAAGAATCCAAAGACGGCGGGTCCCCAGAGTCTATGCACTCTTTAAATGAAGATGGCTTTTTTCTTGTCAATGTTGGTTTTGGCAAGCCCcaacaaaatttaaatctaATAATCGACACAGGCAGTGACACAACTTGGATACGGTGCAACTCATGTTCATTAGGGAATTGCCACAACAAGAAAATCCCTACTTTTAACCCTTCCTTATCATCCTCTTATTCTAATCGTTCCTGCATCCCCTCTACGAAGACGAACTATACCATGAACTATGAAGATAACTCCTATTCCAAAGGAGTTTTCGTATGTGATGAGGTTACATTGAAGCCCGATGTATTCCCCAAGTTTCAATTTGGTTGCGGAGATAGTGGTGGTGGAGATTTTGGCTCAGCATCTGGGGTACTAGGCCTTGCACAAGGGGAACAATATTCTTTGATATCTCAGACAGCTTCAAAgttcaaaaagaaatttagtTACTGTTTCCCACATAATGAAAACACCAGAGGGTCTTTGTTATTTGGGGAGAAAGCAATTTCTGCATCTCCCTCGCTGAAATTTACGCGGCTTTTGAATCCATCTAGTGGGTCAGTGTATTTTGTCGAACTGATTGGTATAAGTGTTGCCAAAAAGCGATTGAACGTCTCTAGCTCATTGTTTGCATCACCTGGAACTATAATAGATTCCGGAACTGTCATCACTCATCTTCCTACCGCAGCCTATGAAGCACTCCGCACTGCATTCCAACAGGAAATGTTGCACTGTCCCTCTGTTTCTCCGCCGCCACAGGAAAAACCATTGGACACTTGCTATAATCTTAAGGGATGTGGGGGGAGAAACATAAAGTTACCGGAAATAGTACTACATTTTGTGGGAGAAGTGGACGTAAGTTTGCATCCATCAGGAATTCTTTGGGCCAATGGGGACCTAACTCAAGCTTGCTTGGCTTTCGCAAGAAAATCCCATCCTTCTCATGTAACCATCATCGGAAATAGACAACAAGTGTCTCTAAAAGTTGTGTATGACATAGAAGGGGGAAGGTTAGGATTTGGTAACGATTGCAAGCATTGA